The following are encoded in a window of Esox lucius isolate fEsoLuc1 chromosome 14, fEsoLuc1.pri, whole genome shotgun sequence genomic DNA:
- the zgc:86599 gene encoding uncharacterized protein LOC415253 homolog, which yields MAARLLLRSAIKAATTCRAAPVPALTRGMAAGGIPTDEEQATGLEKIVLNAAKKGADPYSMLKPKEYAGSKADPHLVPSITTKRIVGCVCEEDNTAVVWFWLHQGEAQRCPSCGSHYKLVPHELPH from the exons ATGGCTGCAAGGTTACTGCTCCGTTCGGCTATCAAGGCCGCGACAACCTGTCGTGCCGCCCCGGTGCCTGCTCTTACCCGTGGTATGGCTGCTGGAG GCATCCCCACCGACGAGGAACAAGCCACTGGTCTGGAGAAGATCGTTTTGAATGCTGCAAAAAAGGGCGCA GACCCCTACAGCATGCTGAAGCCCAAAGAGTATGCTGGCTCCAAGGCTGACCCTCACCTGGTGCCCTCCATCACCACCAAGAGGATTGTGggctgtgtct GTGAGGAGGACAACACAGCAGTGGTGTGGTTCTGGCTCCATCAGGGCGAGGCTCAACGCTGTCCCTCCTGTGGTTCCCACTACAAACTGGTGCCCCATGAGCTGCCCCACTGA